A portion of the Corynebacterium ammoniagenes DSM 20306 genome contains these proteins:
- a CDS encoding porin PorA family protein — MLRTPSSLKLTTIIALVCLIVGALAPTLITQRTRPLSFKEDISVSKGSEHAQVARWEDYEGCEDGLKCVVQTQDLDIDRHSTTAKTDVDDAAAHSESSITISLDGEQIAEIAQTALLNRESAYPMAGLDTNQEFTVAGETVLSAEGAEIDGIDYFFPSQTEQRSYPYFDTVMQKSEPIDYLTDEKIDGIPTYSFYQQRQGVNVDHLFADPHFPGRAGDLYSDAELAELDLAADDHVELKPYYAVERTVWVEPTTGRIVDSNEKLQIYLAQSQTEAPTGERTLFSADISWDEESTQAELDKVKNTVMAVQVATIVGWVLAIIGAVLLLACAWRFSRQREN; from the coding sequence GCTCACCACTATCATCGCACTGGTGTGCTTGATTGTAGGTGCCTTGGCGCCGACCTTGATTACGCAGCGCACGCGCCCTTTATCTTTCAAGGAAGATATTTCCGTGTCCAAGGGCTCCGAGCACGCGCAGGTGGCGCGCTGGGAGGATTATGAAGGCTGCGAGGACGGTCTCAAGTGCGTTGTCCAGACGCAGGATTTAGACATTGATCGTCATTCCACCACGGCGAAGACGGATGTGGATGATGCCGCGGCGCATTCGGAAAGCTCCATTACCATCAGCTTAGATGGCGAGCAGATTGCCGAGATTGCGCAGACCGCGCTGCTTAACCGCGAGTCGGCGTATCCGATGGCGGGTCTGGATACTAACCAGGAATTTACCGTCGCCGGCGAGACCGTGCTCTCAGCCGAGGGCGCGGAGATTGATGGCATTGATTATTTCTTCCCTTCGCAGACTGAACAGCGTTCTTATCCGTACTTCGATACGGTGATGCAAAAATCCGAGCCGATTGACTATCTCACCGATGAGAAAATCGATGGGATTCCCACCTATTCCTTCTATCAACAGCGCCAGGGCGTCAATGTTGATCATCTCTTTGCCGATCCGCACTTCCCCGGCCGCGCCGGGGACCTTTATTCCGACGCAGAACTTGCGGAGCTAGATCTGGCCGCCGATGACCACGTGGAGCTAAAACCGTATTACGCCGTGGAGCGCACCGTGTGGGTGGAGCCTACTACCGGGCGGATCGTCGATAGCAATGAAAAACTGCAGATTTACCTGGCGCAATCACAAACAGAAGCACCCACGGGGGAACGCACACTCTTTTCCGCCGATATTTCCTGGGATGAGGAATCGACCCAAGCCGAGTTGGATAAAGTGAAAAACACGGTGATGGCGGTGCAGGTCGCCACCATCGTTGGTTGGGTGCTCGCCATTATTGGTGCGGTATTATTGCTCGCCTGTGCGTGGCGTTTTAGCAGGCAGCGTGAGAATTAG